Proteins co-encoded in one Halorussus vallis genomic window:
- a CDS encoding TetR/AcrR family transcriptional regulator, with product MRGFGDDERERIREQLRETGRDLFTRYGLEKTTIADLTDPVDIANSTFYQFYDSKERLYFEIMQEEGERLAEDIIAESFEAEDDPEEAIVAFLTLLCDSMETNPLVHRLVVDDDLRRLTEQFTDAEMRGRREQSVAFLAPYLERWREEGRIREADVDVLAGVLGVAKFLPYHREDFHDDEYYEAVREEFIATLAAGMVRDAAE from the coding sequence ATGAGGGGATTCGGCGACGACGAGCGCGAGCGGATACGCGAACAATTACGCGAAACCGGCCGCGACCTCTTCACCCGTTACGGACTGGAGAAGACAACCATCGCCGACCTCACCGACCCGGTCGACATCGCCAACAGCACCTTTTACCAGTTCTACGACTCGAAGGAGCGTCTCTACTTCGAGATCATGCAGGAGGAGGGCGAGCGACTCGCCGAGGATATCATCGCCGAGTCGTTCGAGGCCGAGGACGACCCCGAGGAGGCCATCGTCGCCTTCCTCACCCTGCTGTGCGACTCGATGGAGACGAACCCGCTGGTCCACCGCCTCGTGGTCGACGACGACCTCCGGCGACTCACCGAGCAGTTCACCGACGCCGAGATGCGGGGTCGGCGCGAGCAGTCGGTGGCGTTCCTCGCGCCGTACCTCGAACGGTGGCGCGAGGAGGGCCGAATCCGCGAGGCGGACGTCGACGTGCTCGCCGGGGTCCTCGGCGTCGCGAAGTTCCTGCCGTACCACCGCGAGGACTTCCACGACGACGAGTACTACGAGGCCGTCCGCGAGGAGTTCATCGCGACGCTCGCGGCCGGGATGGTCCGGGACGCCGCGGAGTAG
- a CDS encoding ABC transporter permease subunit, translated as MREIAQYEAERKLKGVLVVAGLLAVMSLLFVALFPSMASSGVDLDAYWESLPPAMKAAFGATGAIPLSTIEGFLAVELYQFFWLLMLGIYVAYQAGGLIAGDVERDRMDVLLAAPVSRRSVVVGKFLSLVPGVLALNLIVGAAVYVGVAAIGESVAVADLVMVHLLSVPYLLACGGIGLLLSVLFDEADVAKRGGLGAVFALFLLESISSAADLAWLGAISPMRYYDPTTVLVSGEYDWAGAAVLLVGTAALVAVSAWWFRRVDIA; from the coding sequence ATGCGTGAAATCGCCCAATACGAGGCCGAGCGAAAGCTGAAGGGTGTGCTCGTCGTCGCGGGACTGCTCGCGGTGATGTCGCTGCTGTTCGTCGCGCTGTTCCCGTCGATGGCGTCGTCGGGCGTCGACCTCGACGCCTACTGGGAGAGCCTGCCGCCCGCGATGAAGGCGGCGTTCGGCGCGACCGGCGCGATTCCGCTCTCGACCATCGAGGGGTTCCTGGCCGTCGAACTCTACCAGTTCTTCTGGCTGCTGATGCTCGGCATCTACGTCGCCTACCAGGCCGGCGGCCTCATCGCCGGCGACGTCGAGCGCGACCGGATGGACGTCCTGCTGGCCGCGCCGGTTTCCCGGCGGTCGGTCGTCGTCGGCAAGTTCCTCTCGCTGGTGCCGGGCGTGCTCGCGCTCAACCTGATCGTGGGCGCGGCGGTGTACGTCGGCGTGGCCGCCATCGGCGAGTCCGTGGCGGTCGCCGACCTGGTGATGGTCCACCTGCTGTCGGTGCCGTACCTGCTGGCCTGCGGGGGCATCGGCCTGCTACTGTCGGTGCTCTTCGACGAGGCCGACGTCGCCAAGCGGGGCGGTCTGGGCGCGGTGTTCGCGCTGTTCCTGCTGGAATCCATCAGTTCGGCCGCCGACCTGGCGTGGCTGGGTGCCATCAGCCCCATGCGGTACTACGACCCGACCACGGTACTGGTAAGCGGTGAGTACGACTGGGCGGGCGCGGCGGTCCTGCTCGTCGGTACGGCCGCGCTCGTCGCGGTCAGCGCGTGGTGGTTCCGCCGGGTGGACATCGCGTGA
- a CDS encoding ABC transporter ATP-binding protein produces MTAIAADGLTKFYGDTRGIEDLSFEVEEGEVFGYLGPNGAGKTTTIRTLLGFIAPTAGEATVLGRDVTDEADLIEAKRRIGYLPSDPGLDEGVTGRRIVEYHAELKGDERSAELLETFDAPVDREVGEYSRGNVQKLAIVLAFMHDPDLVIMDEPTSGLDPLMQDRFYEFIEAEKERGTTFFFSSHILSEVRRVCDRVGIIRRGELVALEEIETLLHRSGKRVEVSVEGALDPADFDLAGVHDLEASDGEAAFMFTGEFDTLLDHLRGYSVRDLEIDEAPLEDVFMRFYDDGDVGDAAEAATDLPTDDSPTASPAVSTTGGSEDESEARQTASNGGDDDA; encoded by the coding sequence ATGACTGCGATAGCGGCCGACGGCCTGACGAAGTTCTACGGCGACACGCGGGGCATCGAGGACCTCTCCTTCGAGGTGGAGGAGGGCGAGGTGTTCGGCTACCTCGGGCCGAACGGCGCGGGAAAGACGACGACCATCCGAACCCTGCTGGGGTTCATCGCGCCCACCGCGGGCGAGGCCACCGTGCTCGGCCGAGACGTGACCGACGAGGCCGACCTCATCGAGGCCAAGCGCCGCATCGGCTACCTGCCGAGCGACCCCGGACTCGACGAGGGGGTCACCGGCCGCCGCATCGTGGAGTACCACGCCGAACTCAAGGGCGACGAGCGGAGCGCCGAACTGCTGGAGACGTTCGACGCGCCGGTCGACCGCGAGGTCGGCGAGTACTCCCGCGGGAACGTCCAGAAACTCGCCATCGTGCTGGCGTTCATGCACGACCCCGACCTCGTCATCATGGACGAACCGACCTCGGGGCTGGACCCGCTGATGCAGGACCGCTTCTACGAGTTCATCGAGGCCGAGAAGGAGCGCGGCACGACGTTCTTCTTCTCGAGCCACATCCTGAGCGAGGTGCGGCGGGTCTGCGACCGCGTGGGCATCATCCGCCGGGGCGAACTCGTCGCGCTCGAAGAGATCGAAACCCTGCTCCACCGGAGCGGCAAGCGCGTCGAGGTCAGCGTCGAGGGGGCGCTCGACCCCGCGGACTTCGACCTCGCGGGCGTCCACGACCTCGAGGCGAGCGACGGCGAGGCCGCGTTCATGTTCACCGGCGAGTTCGACACCCTCCTGGACCACCTCCGGGGCTACAGCGTTCGGGACCTCGAAATAGACGAAGCGCCGCTGGAGGACGTGTTCATGCGGTTCTACGACGACGGAGACGTCGGCGACGCCGCGGAGGCGGCGACGGACCTGCCGACCGACGACTCGCCGACCGCGTCGCCCGCCGTCTCGACTACCGGCGGTTCGGAAGACGAGTCCGAAGCGCGTCAGACTGCGTCTAACGGAGGTGACGACGATGCGTGA